The Gossypium arboreum isolate Shixiya-1 chromosome 6, ASM2569848v2, whole genome shotgun sequence DNA window GCCTTTCAAGCGTCGGATATGATTGCTTCAAACATTCAATCTTTGCTGATGATTAAACTTATCCGGCTATGATAACCCCTCCAACTCAATAACAGAATCCAATctgatttattatttatataatatagttataaacaatatttttttacaaaaattaaattatttttgaagaATGATACGAGTTCGAAGAAAACACAAACagtaagtaaaataaaaaaagagagaTATAAACACAAGAAATTTTTTAACGCAATTCAGATTCACCGATTCTATTCTGTAAAGTCCCATTTGgtgaatgatttttattcaataatTTTCTATACCGTCTATTGGCTTAAGCCTAACCTACCATTACATAAAGAAGTAGTTGTAGCCCCAACACCGATCCCAATTGTTACGCAAATAACAATTCATCAAATATAAATTCTCCAATAAAACTTAACATAAGAgtgcaaaaaaaataaaagatacaCAAATAACAAGCCAAAAACACTCCAAAAACACACCCAAATGTGAGGCACAATAGCTTATTTATAAGCTAAAATCGACATCTTCTCTAGGTAGTCTTAACAAggtaaaaacttaaaataaatctTTATTAACCAAgtgaaatagtaaataaattaccaaataaaTAACTTAAAAAATAAGGATAAGAATAAGCCTTAAGACATGTCAATTTCATAGTTCTTTCAATCATCTAAAGTTGACCACCATTATTTGGAGTGAAATAAAAAGCGTTTTGAAATTCATTTGCTTATAAAGAAAATACTTGTGAAGGCCCAACTAAAAATACCAACATCTCACATAGGTTGTCCTAAAATTCTTGTGTGAACAGTGTTTAAACTGACAAACAATGTTGAACAAAAATCGAATCAGTGATGAACAACCTTGGTTCTATCACTGTCTAACCAAGCAGTTGAGTAGTGACCACCACCTCGTTTATCATTCAAAGAAAGAAGATAGTTGAAGTCATCGATGCAAACCCACGACAACCTAGAAGCCCGAGCGAGAGAACAAAGTAACTCCCAACTAGCAATTGCTTATGAGCGGCCTCGGGGTACCCATACAACCTAGAAAGGCGCCACTTAATCATGTTATCAACATCAACAACCACGTTAATATGATTTCCACAAAAACCGGTCATTGAAATATTATACTTAGAATTCCAGAGAAGAGCTAAACCACCACCACGATATAATCTGTCGACACAGAAACATGAATTGAACTTTAAACTGCAACAGTTCCAAGCAAGGTAAATCTTTTTTCCTCCTCATAAGCAGTTCCTTGGAATTTAGGCGGACACGGATCTGCTAAAAATTGTCCATAAAATTCATTCTGTTACTTATATCATAGTCAAGAAATGAACACATAAATAATGGTCCTTAGCAATTAGTTTAACAAGAAATGTTTCACAAATTCATAGATAATATAGATTAAGAATTTATTATTCAAGAGGCTGACATTACATCTTATTATTGCAAATGAATCACAAAGCAAATACATATATTCAAATCGGAATTTAAATTGCTGTTGCCAACATATTTTCGGATATAGTGAATTTTGTTAAACATTAGTAACTAGAAGAATCGAATTCGTAAAATAACGATCGTAATATCACGTTGCAATCAATATTTAAATTGTCGATACCGGTATCAGTAAGGCTCGGCCTCAGCCTGGCATAAGAAAGTAGCATCGGCGTTCTCATCACTGCAATAAAGGCAAGGGTGTTGATCAATTCCTTGAGCCTCTAAAACTTTTCTAGCCATCATCACAACCTCTTTATTGCTTAATCTTCCGGTGTTCTCTTTCAATACCATCTGGACGGCATTGCTAAAGGCTCCGTACGCTTTTCCACCGCTCTCCATCGGGTTCATGTCCGCCGATGTCTCATCTGCTTGACACCCACTTAACAAAATCCCCTCATCAGCCTTCAAGAAGTCGAATAACTCGGACTCGAGCTGAGGTGTGAGGAATTTGAGGCTGGCATTGGCACCAAAGGATTCTAACAAATGAGTACCAATGTCTGATGTGTTGATCCCTGTTAGTGTTGTTAGGTGCTCAAGTATGGATTCAAAAGGGATGTTCTTAGCCTTGTAAGAAAGTGATGAAGCTGCCCTATAGGTAGAAGGTCcaatttgttctttttctttatcAATGAGACCACCACTGTGACATGAATCCGACAAGATCGTGAAACTTGCTCCTTTTGGTAATTGGTTAACTAATTGTCTAAAATCCACGTCTACAACAATCACACATGCGTATTAGGTGAAGTCAAGAATTTTATATTTCGAGATtcgtataaaataaaattaaaagtatagtgGGAAAAAGTTTACCTGTAATGAGATTGAAATCACAAGGCACAATTGCCTCATCGTGTCCGAAAAGGTGGGCAGGTTTTGGAATTCTTGTTCCATGTCCACTATAATGGAAATACAACACATCACCGGCTTCAGCCTGTCTCACCATCTTACTCAATGCTGCCTTAATGTTCTCCCCTGTCGGCAAAACCACCGATGATGACCCTTCTCCAGTCGCCGCCGATGCATCGGTCAAGAGTTCGATATTTGTTGGATCGAACCCGAATCGTTTAACCAGCACGTCTTTCATGGCTACCACATCGTTTATACATCCGTGCAATTCGTATTGGGTGTTTGGGTAATTGCAACCCACTAGAACAGCCAATCTCTTGTTAACTTTGGCCATTGATGTTAAGATGTTGAAGAAAAAGTACGGAAGATTGTAGATGTAACGAATGTTATTGTAATTATGGAATATCGAAAAGTTGTGAGAACTGAAAGCTTGAGGTTGGGATTAAATAGTAAATGAAATTTGATAGTTGACTTGGAAAATAGTTCAAGCAACCTTTGTTTTCTTAATGTAATGTTAGATGCCTTTCAAGTATCGGAAGATTGCTTCCAAATTTTATCTTTCCTCAAGTTTGAAATAAGGTAAAAACTTGTTGAATctgaattattatttatataataaaagataagttttattgaaatttagttataaataataaaattctttaaaatttaaaacctttaaatccatttaattttgaaattttctatTTTGAATTACGATACAACCCAAACATAAATTTACACTCTCTACTTTTTGATAAGTTTTTGTACAAAACCTCTACATGAGGTCTCAAATctattcaaatttaaaaactaaaaattcgaTCTAATCGGATCCCACCCAAGACTCCATCCATTCCTATATATTTTTAGCTCAACCTTTGTTCTCTATTCCCATCATATATGGAAAATTATAAGCGAAtttcattaaatatatatttcatcccataaaaaatgaaaattgtGACGAAATAGTTTCAACAGGAGAAGTACTACTTTATGaatgtgtatttatttatttatatggtTGTTGGGTGGCCAACAATGTTAAGGATGTCAGCTtctttttgttgtaaactttaagcaaTGTGATAAAATTATTCCTCAAACAAATTCTGTTTAAAATTCCACAGGAgactttattaaattttaaaaaatattagaaTATATTtagtataataaatataaaataagaatatattttattaaattgtacatactttaaaataaattcagagtttaaaattattttttataaataaattagtttaaaacattttcataattttgtttgagtttttatctattttatgaATTCGACAAATTTTTTctattcataaaataaaataaaatccatgTTTTAGCTTCAATGATAAATGTTAGACTTATTATCGATTTTTTAATTTAAGGATTTAATCTTATAAATTTAATATCATAAACAAGTACTTATGATTAGTGGTGGAGCCACTAAGAGACTGGGAATCATGGTCCTCTTAAAGtagtaaaatttaaattcaagctttttataatttataaaattataaattagtaaTGGCAAAATTATACTTTagtctaaaaatgataaaaatttaatttagtcgtttaaaaatgatgaaattacctgtttactattataaaatatacaatttaaatcCATCTCTCAAAAAAATTTTCTACCTCCGCCATTACTTATGATTGagtttaaaatattatttgttcAAAATCTGTGAATTCGTCAGAGATATTGGCCAAGATTAAAAGCTAAGATGATATGAACTCACACTTTGAGGTTTCATATATCAGATTCTAAATATGGTACGATtttatatatgatttttatattttttgattctgtctaaattattaatttaatttcattttgctCCACCCATTTtttattaactaaattttattacCGAGTAGAAAAAAAGAATATATTTCTTTTGCTATTATATATGTTTATCaaatttctaaacaaaaataatatattataaattatataatatgtaaaaggaaagaaaaatatcTGAAAATTATATAATATCTAAACGTAGTGACTTAATCCAGTTTCAACTTAATAAATATctgaaataataaataataggCAAAAATCAACAATCTTTCAAACCTGTAAGAAACTTGTAAGAAACGTATTCTATTTTAAGTTTGtgcaaattttcctttttttttttttgagtgaaAGCTTGATAGATTTCTCTTCAGAGAAAGAACTTAAGCTCAAATCTTGAGGACAATATTATTAGGAGAGAGCATCAATGAACACTGAAATGATTAATCTTTATAGACCGTAAAATAGACAAAAAAATAACTTTGTTATACTAAAACAAAGCTatggaataatttttttttatacaatatttactTCTTCCCATAACCTTCCTGAACTTAAATCGGAAGGCGCACATAGTATTATTATATAACAGTATTGATTTACACTTTTGTCTATAATATTATAttgatataatataaataattttgaattttcaaGGACTATTTGACAATTTTGGCTTTTTCCTGATTATCCTCGGTTTGATTTAATTCTTGATTTAAACAATAATTTTTGATTTAAACCTGATCATGATTTTTTGATTAGATTGAAGCTAAGAAGTTGCAGTGATAGAGATAATGGAGAAGATGGATAGAGTTAATATTTGTCTCTGAGATGGAAAAAATATTGACATGATTGAATTGGAATTTGTAAATCCGTAAATATGGACATTGAGAGCCAAGGAAACGTGGACCTTGCTAGATTATCTCTCTCAACAATATAAACCAGACTCATAATCTAGTAAAGTTGACATTATAAGGCTAGAGTATTGGAAAACATCTTATATTTGTTAAAACTAGATTAATGGGTACTAATTAATAAATGGATCAAGGTCACTCTCAACTAATTTAGTTTGTTTATCTAATAAAGTTCATCCTTAATTGAGAGCCAAATTAATGTTGACTTTGTTGAGTTATGAGTTTAGTTTTCTTTTCATTTGCATGTAATTGATGAAGAAATGAAAAATTACCTTCATAATCCAACAAAATTGACATTATAAGTCTACGAGCATTAGAAAGCATCTTATATTTGTTAAAACTAGATAAGTGGGTACTAATTAATAGATCGATCATGGTCAATGTAGCGACGCAAAAAATttttttagtttcgcttggtcgctaattgtggcaatttattaaacatttgaaaatcaactttcgattttattaacaaagggagtcgccaccgatcctttttataggtgtgatcggacacctaataaaattattttaaaacaaaaagaaggccaaatttaggtctacgtgaaagtccagagaaaaattggggttcgagtcgattcttgcgaggaaggtattagcaccctcgcgacgcccaaaattggtatctcataaacatgtgttgacttgattttcaaaaatacgagttcaatataatatttaatcgtgatccgattgaaaatgagaattttagttttcgattttttagaaagggtgtccgttttttaacacaagttaatttaatttcacccaacatagcgatgaaatcgatggcttaatattaaattggtacattgccttatttttaaaattaattaaaacatgagaaaaatattcctaaagtgagaaattaaaatagataaaggatgcaaaaaaatgatatcattaatgaaaaatattaacatggaatactagaatttagaataacaataataatgatatttacaaaataaaaacaaatcatgtactaataataaaataggaaaaatgatatatttggtaataataatataaaataataatatgtacataaaatacatatatatatatatatgtatataataaaagtatgtaataataataataatatctacaataaaagaaaatattaggaaacgtacataaaaaatatatacataaaaatttacaacaataatataaaataatgatatgtacaaaatatatatatatatatatatatatatatatatatacatatgtacataaaatatacactaatataataatagttataataatactagcaatagtaataaattgtaataataatatatacacaatatggtatttaaaatatatatatatatatatgtatatataatagtatttaagaatatatacataagaaatatataactaatggcattaaaaaatatatatataatatatataaaatacataaaaaaattattaacacactacataagtaaatgaaatataataaaactaaaataattaatttaaatagtaaagtaactaaaaagaattaaattgaactaaaaacaaaatatttggggcaaaattgaaataaaaataaaaggaaaggactatattgaaCATGCATAAAACTATGGGGGACCAAAAACACAATTAATCCTCCCCTCAAAACATAACATAGcaagagggactaaatcgcaaagcgCTACATACTTTAAGgccaatttttgacaaaaaaaatcattttgaggagagaaagaaaaaaaaaagaagggagaaagaagagagaagggagg harbors:
- the LOC108485663 gene encoding metacaspase-9-like yields the protein MAKVNKRLAVLVGCNYPNTQYELHGCINDVVAMKDVLVKRFGFDPTNIELLTDASAATGEGSSSVVLPTGENIKAALSKMVRQAEAGDVLYFHYSGHGTRIPKPAHLFGHDEAIVPCDFNLITDVDFRQLVNQLPKGASFTILSDSCHSGGLIDKEKEQIGPSTYRAASSLSYKAKNIPFESILEHLTTLTGINTSDIGTHLLESFGANASLKFLTPQLESELFDFLKADEGILLSGCQADETSADMNPMESGGKAYGAFSNAVQMVLKENTGRLSNKEVVMMARKVLEAQGIDQHPCLYCSDENADATFLCQAEAEPY